CGTATACCAGAAGGCAAGGGAACCACAAATATGAGCGTAAGAATAAAGAATGTATGAACCATTTTAATAATGGTAAAGaaggtatatataaaaatgttttgTTTATGGAAAACTATCATCTTAGTATAGATCGAAATAATGAagcatattatatatttaaagaaaagaaatttttCCAAAagatacaaaaaaatatcaatTCGTTAATGTTATACTTAcataaattaaaagaaaaaaagaaaattaggaatatttatttatttattaaatttattagTTCAAAATGTATCCTTAAAATGTCtacttattattatattaaatacattattgaaaatatttatgaatataaattagATGAATTGGTTCGTGTAGTATTAccaatatataatatacataaattgtattcatatatgtattatgaaaattattgttttaaaaattattacaaaaatatactATCCAAAAAGGAAATTAAAGAACTCAAAAAAGATTCATGTCCTTTTATCCTTCTCAACCATAAAAATGCACACATAGTTTTACCTTACTTGTTCATGTATCAGATGAATGTGTTAAAAGAGgaaaaatgtaaaaattttaaaaaatatattttatcaaataatatgaaatacTCATTAAATgatcattatatttttaatcCGTCAAACCTTGACTTAATACATTcaaaattgaaaaatatagacaaaaaaaagaaaaaaaaaaaaaaaaaaaaacttatGAATAACTCAACTAGCCAAAAACACAAAATCGATCAGGtaaaaaatagaaaaaaaaataaaagaaattttaaacatataaaaatagagaaatataaaataaaacaaacaATTAACAAAAGTTTAAATAAAAGCAACATAGGTCTATTCGCAGGGACATTTGATAAAATCCATCTTGGTCATATTctcttattattttattctatatttttaactaaaaaaattttttatattggattatataataataaaaatatatgtaataagaaatattcAGATGAAATTGATGATTTGAAATTACGAATTTTTAGTATAACagatattttatttctaatcaaaaatgtttatcaaattcattttatttttcaaaacTTTGAACACATAAATccttttataaaaataaagaatgcgcacaatattttatatgatataataacaaaGGAAAAGGGTCAATTCATTAGTGAAATCAAAAAGGataaatattatcaatatcaaaataataattatgatgacTGTAggataaatattaaaagttTGCATAAAAAAGGAACAAAAGGTACTACAAAGGATAATGTCACAAATATGGATCGAATgaatagaaaaaaaaataattgtatatataaaataaaatttgatgatagaaaaaataaagaaaaaaaaaaacaatttatttctttaataagaaataaaattaatagggtatatcaaaatatatgtgtaaatcaaaagattataaaatgtattcGTAGgaatttacatttttatattaataatcagaataaacataaagctaaaaataaaaattcaaaaataaTTGTCCTAAAAAGAATTCACGACCCTCTATCTTTTGCTCAAGATAtttatgatttatattctttaacTATATCCAAGGAGTCAGAAATTAATGGTTATAAGCTTGTGAACGAAAGAAGACGTATTTATGCTGAACTGAAAATGCAAAAATATACTAAACAGAttagtaaaaataaaaattttattcatatatgtACAAAAGATACTTCATATGATAATAAGATGAATTTATTCTTCAATAATACGTATgatgatattaataaaaataaaaatatatcatatttatataaagaaaaaacaacTTTAAACATTTTCGATACAATTAATTTACGTAATGGAGAAAAATGTAGCTCAACATGTGTTCGgaaagaaaattatttattaaaacaagtaaacaaattttataaatacctaaaatattttattgaagcatgtatatattttgatattgattattttattattcaaatgtatataaatttatttcttcaaCGAAATGGAAAACAGCCTTTTCaaaaacattatataagaaaggtcaaatgttatttttgtaaaatgaaaattaataataataataataataataataataataataataataataacaataataataacaacaataataacaacaataataacaacaataataacaacaataataacaacaacaataatgatatgatgaaaaagaaaaatctTTTTATAGTTAACGACTTTTTTAGAAATATGTTTGTTatattatccttttttGTAAATCATTTTGTTGATAAAATTACAGTTCATAATCGAAAATCtctatttattaaattgGCCTTGGctatttcctttttcttttataacaatattattttgttaataaTCAAAAAGAAAGAACAACTAGTAAACGAAAGTTATAACAAgaaccaaaaaaaaaatgataacgaaaaaacaaagaatcataataatattaataatgataattattattataataataaccaACTAAATTTTAGTCTTGCTAAAAAAATTAGTATGTTTGATAATCaggaagaaaatattttcaaaatatatattacaaatatagACCAActtatatttgtaaaaataCTAAATCAAATTCTAGTTTTTACCGTCTTGATTTTATCTGCATCTATTTTGTGTAAAATGTATGAAAATTTTCCACgaatagaaaaaaaaaagaaaaaaagaaaaaaaaataactCCTATACACAAATGTGTACAGATCAAATATTTAACATTagtaagaaaaaattattctCATCAAAGAAATACTCCAAAATAAATGTAAGACAACAAATGAACGACATATGTGATCATATAAATAGTGATTCTCttattgaaaataataatatgtcatataattttaagaataacgaaaagatattatatagtagtaaatatataattactCCTTATAACTtgtgtaaatataaattaacaTGTTTTTCCAAGAAAAAATTGGACCATTTGAAATTTCATGAACATAATTTGGTAAGGATGAAAACTGATAGTGATTATATGTGTACATCTAAcaagaaaagaaaaaacaaaaaaaatatggataatgaaaataatatgtattataataataataaaaagaacgattataataataataataataataataataattgttattataacCATTTGgattttaataaaaacaaagGTATCACTCCGTTACGctatacatatattaataatactTATGATTTACCTTTAAGAGAAAGACAACTTATCTTTCaggaacaaaaaaataaaa
The window above is part of the Plasmodium reichenowi strain SY57 chromosome 7, whole genome shotgun sequence genome. Proteins encoded here:
- a CDS encoding phosphopantetheine adenylyltransferase, putative, translated to MSKYIWHENGFLIFEDYNFVTYTRRQGNHKYERKNKECMNHFNNGKEGIYKNVLFMENYHLSIDRNNEAYYIFKEKKFFQKIQKNINSLMLYLHKLKEKKKIRNIYLFIKFISSKCILKMSTYYYIKYIIENIYEYKLDELVRVVLPIYNIHKLYSYMYYENYCFKNYYKNILSKKEIKELKKDSCPFILLNHKNAHIVLPYLFMYQMNVLKEEKCKNFKKYILSNNMKYSLNDHYIFNPSNLDLIHSKLKNIDKKKKKKKKKKLMNNSTSQKHKIDQVKNRKKNKRNFKHIKIEKYKIKQTINKSLNKSNIGLFAGTFDKIHLGHILLLFYSIFLTKKIFYIGLYNNKNICNKKYSDEIDDLKLRIFSITDILFLIKNVYQIHFIFQNFEHINPFIKIKNAHNILYDIITKEKGQFISEIKKDKYYQYQNNNYDDCRINIKSLHKKGTKGTTKDNVTNMDRMNRKKNNCIYKIKFDDRKNKEKKKQFISLIRNKINRVYQNICVNQKIIKCIRRNLHFYINNQNKHKAKNKNSKIIVLKRIHDPLSFAQDIYDLYSLTISKESEINGYKLVNERRRIYAELKMQKYTKQISKNKNFIHICTKDTSYDNKMNLFFNNTYDDINKNKNISYLYKEKTTLNIFDTINLRNGEKCSSTCVRKENYLLKQVNKFYKYLKYFIEACIYFDIDYFIIQMYINLFLQRNGKQPFQKHYIRKVKCYFCKMKINNNNNNNNNNNNNNNNNNNNNNNNNNNNNNNNNNNNNNNDMMKKKNLFIVNDFFRNMFVILSFFVNHFVDKITVHNRKSLFIKLALAISFFFYNNIILLIIKKKEQLVNESYNKNQKKNDNEKTKNHNNINNDNYYYNNNQLNFSLAKKISMFDNQEENIFKIYITNIDQLIFVKILNQILVFTVLILSASILCKMYENFPRIEKKKKKRKKNNSYTQMCTDQIFNISKKKLFSSKKYSKINVRQQMNDICDHINSDSLIENNNMSYNFKNNEKILYSSKYIITPYNLCKYKLTCFSKKKLDHLKFHEHNLVRMKTDSDYMCTSNKKRKNKKNMDNENNMYYNNNKKNDYNNNNNNNNNCYYNHLDFNKNKGITPLRYTYINNTYDLPLRERQLIFQEQKNKNKNKKNDIKNIVKAYNTTNYCNVNNRLQNFLMSHINNNNDDNIFFYRKILIYEFLDNYFISFFLFYFLKYKVTKNYNDIYASKKQRDDFIYILLVHFQNHIEMIINTYINNNWTLKGKEENNPFDLYNKYKMKYSVIHRYFIVKLCPLNNYNIDFEKKYEFNNIKQNNFRQTPFYINLGQYNNLNVMSFYQFIFQSILKYENYYYPYFSFLSALQLNIY